In Ahaetulla prasina isolate Xishuangbanna chromosome 5, ASM2864084v1, whole genome shotgun sequence, the following are encoded in one genomic region:
- the ZC3H12C gene encoding probable ribonuclease ZC3H12C, which yields MGLKDHLKHDLGHLYEDTSETQISAIAPWSMIEKPTMDKINSRKDDPKKELSEETGTFSCDSEKNTNSDNELGKATKIRTEPCSLSKDHRQTHPFLEPHILKRNEILKDIKLEEVQIGTKEIKKPPDMVKEYQTKLDFALKLGYSEEQVQLVLNKLGTDALINDILGELVKLGNKTEADQSVSSINTSVIREASSVDSQRSDSPLQEDVLVDGDNLRPIVIDGSNVAMSHGNKEVFSCRGIKLAVDWFLERGHKDVTVFVPAWRKEQSRPDALITDQEILRKLEKEKILVFTPSRRVQGRRVVCYDDRFIVKLAFESDGIIVSNDNYRDLANEKPEWKKFIDERLLMYSFVNDKFMPPDDPLGRHGPSLENFLRKKPVVPEHKKQPCPYGKKCTYGHKCKYYHPERGNQPQRSVADELRAMSRNTAAKATSEGGLVKSNSVPCSTKTDHTTDLKRTTPKRQSDPSIRTQVYQDLEEKLPTKNKLGTRSVPSLVSIPSSAAAKPQSTAPLTNGLPSGVHFPPQDQRPQGPYSPVIMTTKNYGTPMPYEQYPKCDSPVDVGYYSMLSAYSNLSISGPRSPERRFSLDTDYRISSVASDCSSEGSMSCGSSDSYMGYNDRSYVSSPDPQLEENLKCQHMHPHSHLNSQSFLQSYHDTLTRVQSYSHEEPKHHPKPLTPYMAVHFQHPNMGSRSTCPIDYPASQSSQHSKSMPLGRALASTRLDSVSDSRLYDNSPLRKRKTYSAQDGLGSWDRPGYGMDTYGYRQTYSLPSNPTPPCYEQFTFQSLPEQPDQPWQIPYCGMPQDLPRYQDSREKVYINLCNIFPPDLVRIVMKRNPHMADAQQLAAAILVEKSQLGY from the exons ATGGGCTTGAAGGATCACTTGAAGCATGACCTTGGGCACCTCTATGAGGATACATCAGAGACTCAAATAAGTGCAATAGCACCTTGGTCAATGATAGAAAAGCCAACTATGGATAAAATTAATTCTAGAAAGGATGATCCTAAGAAAGAACTGTCTGAAGAAACCGGAACGTTCAGTTGTGATTCTGAGAAAAATACAAATTCTGATAATGAATTGGGAAAAGCAACTAAAATTAGAACAGAACCATGCTCCTTATCTAAAGATCACAGACAGACGCATCCATTCTTAGAACCACATATACTAAAGCgcaatgaaattttaaaagacaTTAAGTTAGAGGAAGTTCAGATAGGaactaaagaaattaaaaagccTCCTGATATGGTGAAAGAATATCAAACCAAACTTGACTTTGCACTTAAGTTAGGTTACTCAGAAGAGCAAGTTCAACTTGTGCTGAATAAACTTGGTACTGATGCTTTAATCAATGATATATTGGGGGAACTGGTCAAACTTGGAAATAAAACTGAGGCAGATCAGAGTGTAAGTTCTATTAACACTAGTGTAATTCGAGAAGCATCTTCTGTTGACTCTCAAAGATCTGACTCTCCCCTTCAGGAGGATGTGCTTGTGGATGGTGACAACCTGAGACCAATAGTTATTGATGGCAGCAATGTGGCAATGAG CCACGGAAACAAAGAAGTATTCTCTTGTCGTGGGATAAAACTGGCTGTGGACTGGTTTTTGGAAAGAGGACATAAAGATGTCACAGTGTTTGTTCCAGCATGGAGAAAAGAGCAGTCTCGACCAGATGCACTCATTACAG ATCAAGAAATATTGCGTAAattggaaaaagagaaaattctGGTGTTCACTCCATCACGGCGAGTtcaagggaggagggtggtatgCTATGATGACAGATTCATAGTGAAGTTGGCATTTGAGTCAGATGGTATAATTGTATCTAATGATAACTACAGGGATCTAGCTAATGAAAAGCCAGAATGGAAGAAATTTATTGATGAGCGACTCCTGATGTATTCATTTGTCAATGACAA attcatGCCTCCAGATGATCCTCTTGGCCGACATGGACCAAGTCTGGAGAACTTTCTGAGGAAGAAACCTGTTGTACCAGAACATAAGAAGCAACCCTGTCCATATg GGAAGAAATGCACTTATGGACACAAATGCAAATATTACCATCCAGAAAGAGGAAATCAACCTCAGAGGTCAGTAGCTGATGAACTTCGTGCCATGTCTAGGAACACAGCTGCCAAAGCCACTAGTGAAGGAGGGCTAGTGAAAAGCAACAGTGTTCCTTGTAGTACTAAGACAGATCACACTACAGATCTCAAGCGAACTACTCCAAAGAGGCAATCGGATCCTAGCATAAGGACTCAAGTCTACCAAGACTTGGAAGAAAAGCTTCCCACCAAAAATAAATTGGGAACCAGGTCTGTACCTTCTTTAGTTAGTATACCAAGTTCTGCTGCTGCAAAACCCCAAAGTACTGCACCTTTAACCAATGGCCTTCCATCTGGAGTTCATTTCCCACCTCAGGATCAAAGACCACAGGGACCGTATTCTCCAGTGATAATGACAACCAAAAATTATGGAACGCCAATGCCTTATGAGCAGTATCCCAAATGTGATTCTCCTGTGGATGTAGGTTATTACTCTATGCTCAGTGCATATTCAAATCTAAGTATCTCTGGTCCCCGAAGTCCCGAACGACGTTTCTCTTTGGACACAGATTACAGAATTAGTTCTGTGGCTTCTGATTGTAGTAGTGAAGGGAGCATGAGTTGCGGCAGTAGCGATTCCTACATGGGCTACAACGATAGATCCTATGTGAGTTCTCCTGACCCTCAACTGGAAGAGAATTTAAAATGTCAACATATGCATCCCCATAGCCATCTGAACTCACAGTCGTTCTTACAGAGTTACCACGATACACTAACCAGAGTGCAGAGTTATAGTCATGAAGAACCAAAGCATCATCCAAAGCCTCTCACTCCATACATGGCCGTGCACTTTCAGCATCCAAACATGGGAAGCCGTTCTACTTGTCCTATTGACTACCCTGCTTCTCAGAGTTCACAGCATTCAAAAAGCATGCCTCTGGGGAGAGCTCTTGCATCCACAAGACTGGACAGTGTATCAGACTCACGCTTGTATGATAATTCTccattgagaaaaagaaaaacatactcCGCTCAAGATGGACTCGGTAGTTGGGATAGGCCAGGCTATGGGATGGATACATATGGCTATCGTCAAACTTACTCTTTACCCAGTAATCCCACCCCACCATGTTACGAGCAGTTTACTTTCCAAAGCTTACCAGAGCAACCCGATCAGCCTTGGCAGATACCTTACTGTGGAATGCCTCAAGACCTTCCAAGGTACCAAGATAGTCGAGAGAAAGTCTACATCAACCTGTGCAACATTTTCCCGCCTGATCTGGTGAGGATTGTTATGAAAAGGAATCCTCACATGGCAGATGCTCAGCAGCTTGCTGCAGCCATTTTAGTGGAAAAGTCTCAGCTAGGTTATTGA